In Oscillatoria acuminata PCC 6304, a single window of DNA contains:
- a CDS encoding DVUA0089 family protein, with translation MRAQIVPDRTLPNPSQVINQGTGLTIEGGTQAGGNLFHSFTEFSVPTGIEAYFNNSPDIIHIISRITGSNLSNIDGLIRANGNSNLFLINPNGIVLGPNATLDIGGSFVLSTAEAIQFSDRHLFSATNPTESPLLTLAVPIGLQYGPTGGNITLEGSRLEVAQQRNLAILGGNVSMNGGQLLAPLGNITLAGISSGEIALENTIPEFSKTVRGSDVTLTNGAIVDVTGSNGSIQVQGNHITLIGGSQLQAGMALNGGEIGARAGDIRVHAWGDIRLGERSLISNLVSSGALGTGGNIQVTGNSVSLTSGGRITTETAGIGPAGTIQINTPVLEISGFSPDGLFSGILSQSQGVESGGSGQIRINDANNPVGEVRLRDRGFIATVTESHQAGGDIEVNVNTLFLESGGQIITIATHTGNGGNITITATESVTLAGNSRRFLESPFDEKEVTVFNLDDLEFTRNFNPEVEASGPAGIPAITVERTPAQIMSGNTELGPATDSFDYFSFSVAAPGRGIFDIDGGDGYQDIPGSLDTKMVLFDRATGAIIALNDDSSINDGALGSTVEQDSYLSIDRLYPGTYVIGIGEFDTIPHPVELLEGDKIDIGDTYRLHISLEYPGTNLALLQETVALGNFNPNYGGSSGIVSLTRTAGNSGNIRINTRSLRGGSPGEILSTTFGTGQAGDISLVANLVDLNRANIANITRGSGSAGSIFAVAESFTLNNNGILNLSNFGSGDTGDIKIEAESVNLLNGSIINNSTYLSGNAGKVTINARSRLVITGNLDNIESRILNLVGGPSSVGNAAGIELNTGELILGDGGGINSTSYGEGDAGPITIQAREGVTLTRLGPNQRGSFIWSRIRGTGEGNAGNITLITPRIFMNDRAAISSFTQGIGNAGSVNIQAGEIVVSEGSIDSSVESTAVGDGGEVNIHARVLSLINGSQISAKTEGQGDGGQVRIQVQDRISLDNSTITTSSATEGIGGNVQLQTGSLLLDNQSSITGETTSSQGGNLQLEVSSRLLMRRGSQITATAGTAGAGGDGGNINISAPVVLAFPTENSDITANAFEGDGGNIQLSAEGILGLEFRAQPTPRSDITASSELGVSGNVTLSTPEVTPGSGLVDLPQQLSDINNQVTVGCVAAEGNSFTIVGRGGLPEDPKETIRGQTVWEDLRQFSPQNTTQTEMVIPGRSQPLPPLVEATEWRINPDGNIALIATGPATLGDRLPPCPSSPTEPITQGQ, from the coding sequence GTGAGGGCACAAATTGTCCCCGATCGCACCTTACCCAATCCGTCCCAAGTGATCAATCAAGGGACGGGTTTGACGATTGAAGGGGGAACCCAGGCGGGGGGAAATTTATTTCATAGTTTTACAGAATTTTCAGTTCCCACGGGTATTGAAGCCTATTTTAATAATAGCCCGGATATTATCCATATTATTAGTCGAATTACGGGCAGTAATCTCTCCAATATTGATGGTTTAATTCGCGCCAATGGCAACAGCAATCTGTTTTTAATCAATCCGAATGGAATTGTTTTGGGTCCCAATGCTACCCTGGATATAGGCGGGTCATTTGTTCTATCTACAGCGGAGGCAATCCAGTTTAGCGATCGCCATCTCTTTAGTGCTACAAATCCCACCGAATCCCCCCTCCTCACCCTAGCAGTTCCCATCGGATTACAATATGGTCCAACCGGGGGAAATATCACCCTAGAAGGGTCCCGCTTAGAAGTGGCACAACAGCGCAATTTAGCTATTTTAGGCGGGAATGTGAGCATGAACGGGGGACAGCTACTCGCCCCGTTGGGTAACATTACCTTAGCGGGAATTAGTTCCGGAGAAATTGCCCTAGAAAATACCATTCCCGAGTTTTCTAAAACCGTCAGGGGGTCTGATGTTACCCTGACAAATGGGGCGATCGTGGATGTTACCGGCAGCAATGGGAGTATTCAGGTCCAGGGGAATCATATCACTCTAATCGGCGGTTCTCAGTTGCAGGCGGGAATGGCTCTGAATGGGGGTGAAATCGGGGCCAGGGCCGGGGATATTCGAGTCCATGCCTGGGGGGATATCCGCCTGGGTGAGCGCAGTTTAATTAGCAATTTAGTCTCCTCGGGAGCATTAGGAACTGGGGGAAATATTCAGGTTACGGGCAATTCAGTGAGTCTGACTTCGGGGGGGAGAATTACTACAGAGACAGCAGGAATTGGACCCGCTGGAACTATTCAGATTAATACGCCGGTTTTAGAGATTTCTGGGTTTAGTCCCGATGGGTTATTTAGTGGAATTCTCTCTCAATCCCAAGGGGTGGAGAGTGGAGGGAGTGGACAGATTAGGATTAATGACGCGAATAATCCTGTGGGGGAGGTTCGCTTGCGCGATCGCGGATTTATTGCCACAGTTACGGAGAGTCATCAAGCGGGGGGAGATATTGAAGTCAATGTGAATACTTTATTCCTGGAAAGTGGAGGACAAATCATTACCATTGCCACTCATACCGGCAATGGGGGAAACATCACAATAACTGCAACAGAAAGCGTCACCCTTGCTGGGAATAGTCGGCGTTTTTTGGAGTCTCCCTTTGACGAGAAAGAGGTAACAGTTTTTAATCTGGATGACTTAGAATTTACCCGGAATTTTAATCCAGAAGTCGAGGCATCAGGACCGGCGGGAATTCCTGCTATTACCGTGGAACGGACTCCGGCGCAAATTATGAGTGGAAATACCGAATTAGGTCCAGCAACCGATAGTTTTGACTATTTTTCATTTAGCGTTGCTGCACCAGGAAGGGGGATTTTTGATATTGATGGGGGAGATGGATATCAGGATATTCCCGGCAGTTTAGATACGAAAATGGTCCTGTTTGACCGCGCTACGGGAGCAATTATTGCCCTGAATGATGACTCTAGTATTAACGATGGGGCGTTAGGAAGTACAGTAGAGCAAGATTCGTATTTGTCCATTGATAGATTATATCCCGGAACTTATGTAATTGGGATTGGGGAATTTGATACGATTCCCCATCCTGTCGAACTGCTGGAAGGGGATAAAATTGATATTGGAGATACCTATCGGTTGCATATTTCCTTGGAATATCCCGGGACAAATCTTGCCTTACTTCAAGAAACCGTTGCCTTGGGTAATTTCAATCCCAATTATGGCGGCAGTAGTGGGATAGTTTCCCTGACTCGGACTGCGGGAAATAGTGGCAATATCCGAATTAATACCAGGAGTTTACGGGGAGGTTCCCCCGGAGAAATTCTGTCTACCACCTTTGGAACTGGACAAGCGGGAGATATTAGTTTAGTTGCTAATTTAGTAGACCTAAATCGGGCGAATATTGCCAATATTACCCGAGGCAGTGGGAGTGCAGGCAGCATTTTTGCGGTTGCTGAATCCTTTACCCTGAACAATAACGGGATTCTCAATCTGAGTAATTTTGGATCAGGGGATACGGGAGATATTAAAATTGAGGCCGAAAGCGTTAATTTACTCAATGGCAGCATTATTAATAATAGCACTTATCTGAGTGGCAATGCGGGCAAAGTGACCATTAATGCTCGCAGTCGCCTCGTGATTACGGGAAATTTGGACAATATTGAAAGTCGGATTTTAAATTTAGTCGGAGGACCTTCTTCTGTCGGAAATGCCGCTGGAATTGAGTTAAATACGGGAGAATTGATTCTGGGAGATGGAGGAGGAATTAATTCCACCAGCTATGGAGAAGGCGATGCCGGACCGATTACAATTCAAGCTAGAGAAGGAGTGACATTAACCCGCTTAGGACCCAATCAACGAGGTTCATTTATCTGGAGTCGCATCCGAGGGACTGGGGAAGGAAATGCCGGAAATATTACCTTGATTACTCCGAGAATTTTCATGAATGATAGGGCAGCAATTTCCAGTTTTACCCAAGGAATTGGTAATGCTGGGAGTGTGAATATTCAGGCGGGAGAGATTGTGGTATCCGAGGGTTCGATTGATAGTAGTGTGGAATCAACCGCAGTGGGTGATGGCGGAGAGGTGAATATTCATGCCCGAGTGCTTTCATTAATAAACGGTTCTCAAATCAGCGCTAAAACTGAGGGACAAGGAGATGGGGGACAAGTCAGGATTCAAGTTCAGGATAGGATTAGCTTAGATAATAGTACAATTACCACCAGTAGCGCCACCGAAGGCATCGGGGGAAATGTGCAACTTCAAACCGGGAGTTTACTGTTAGATAATCAGTCTTCAATTACCGGGGAAACTACCTCCTCTCAAGGAGGCAATTTGCAATTAGAAGTCAGCAGTCGCCTCCTGATGCGGCGAGGTAGTCAAATTACAGCGACAGCGGGAACGGCAGGGGCCGGTGGCGACGGGGGAAATATCAATATTTCGGCCCCAGTTGTTCTCGCCTTTCCCACAGAAAATAGTGATATTACTGCCAATGCTTTTGAAGGGGATGGGGGGAATATTCAACTCTCTGCTGAAGGGATTCTTGGATTAGAATTTAGAGCCCAACCCACCCCCCGAAGTGATATTACGGCAAGTTCTGAATTGGGAGTTTCTGGCAATGTCACCCTTTCCACTCCCGAAGTCACCCCAGGGTCTGGATTGGTAGACTTGCCGCAGCAGCTTTCAGACATCAATAACCAAGTCACTGTCGGTTGTGTGGCAGCGGAGGGAAATTCGTTTACAATCGTGGGACGGGGCGGATTACCGGAAGACCCGAAGGAGACTATCCGGGGTCAAACCGTTTGGGAGGATTTGCGCCAATT
- a CDS encoding Uma2 family endonuclease, whose product MTTQLAEKIIPLPEQRLILPGYQSWQEFKAIQALMESVAGLRISYLDGCVELMTTGEEHESIKKAIAILVEIYLFEMGIEFIPIGNATRESETKGVSFEPDESYYIGDRKPHPDLAIEVVITRGNPKKLEKYKRFEITEVWFWENNQLSLYRFQGEDYEQISTSELFPNLDIELLVCCVKMPSRIQARTEFLQGIHRQ is encoded by the coding sequence ATGACTACACAACTCGCAGAAAAAATTATCCCCTTGCCAGAACAGCGGTTGATTCTACCGGGGTATCAGAGTTGGCAAGAATTCAAAGCAATTCAAGCCTTGATGGAGTCGGTGGCGGGGTTGCGAATTTCTTATTTAGATGGGTGTGTGGAACTGATGACAACGGGGGAGGAACATGAATCAATTAAAAAAGCGATCGCCATTTTAGTGGAGATTTATTTGTTTGAAATGGGCATCGAGTTCATTCCCATTGGAAATGCAACGCGGGAGTCAGAAACTAAGGGGGTGTCCTTTGAGCCAGATGAATCCTATTATATTGGCGATCGCAAACCTCATCCCGATTTAGCCATTGAAGTTGTCATCACCAGGGGCAATCCTAAAAAGCTCGAAAAATACAAACGATTTGAAATTACAGAAGTCTGGTTTTGGGAAAATAACCAGCTTTCTCTATACCGCTTTCAAGGGGAAGACTATGAGCAAATATCTACCAGCGAATTGTTTCCAAATTTGGATATTGAATTGCTGGTTTGTTGTGTGAAAATGCCTTCCCGGATTCAGGCTAGAACCGAATTTCTGCAAGGAATTCACCGACAATAA
- a CDS encoding Uma2 family endonuclease: MTTQVAEKIIPLPEQRLILPGYQSWQEFKAIQALMESVAGVRISYLDGCVELMTTGEQHETIKTILSFLLQLYFCEIGIEYIPVGNATRESETKGVSFEPDESYYIGDRKSHPDLAIEVVITSGNTKKLEKYKRFEITEVWFWENNQIALYRFRGEDYEQIANSELFPDLDIELLVRCVQMPSRLQARAEFVQGIHPE, translated from the coding sequence ATGACTACACAAGTTGCAGAAAAAATTATCCCCTTGCCCGAACAGCGGTTGATTCTGCCTGGGTATCAGAGTTGGCAAGAATTCAAGGCGATTCAAGCCTTGATGGAGTCGGTGGCGGGGGTGCGAATTTCTTATTTAGATGGGTGTGTGGAACTGATGACAACGGGAGAGCAACATGAGACTATCAAAACAATTCTTAGCTTTTTACTACAGCTTTATTTTTGTGAAATAGGGATTGAATATATCCCGGTGGGAAATGCAACGCGGGAGTCAGAAACTAAGGGGGTGTCCTTTGAACCGGATGAATCCTATTATATTGGCGATCGCAAATCTCATCCCGATTTAGCCATTGAAGTGGTCATCACCAGTGGCAATACCAAAAAACTGGAAAAATATAAGCGATTTGAAATTACAGAAGTCTGGTTTTGGGAAAATAATCAGATTGCTCTCTACCGCTTTCGCGGGGAAGACTATGAGCAAATTGCTAACAGCGAATTGTTTCCAGATTTAGATATTGAATTGCTGGTTCGTTGTGTGCAAATGCCTTCCCGTCTTCAGGCTCGCGCCGAATTTGTTCAAGGGATTCACCCTGAATAA
- a CDS encoding DNA-methyltransferase — protein sequence MRNFINEIIPGNCVEVMSDFDENSIDLTVTSPPYDKLRTYQGYTFPFEEIAQQLYRVTKPGGVVVWVVADSTIKGSETGTSFKQALYFKEIGFNLHDTMIFQKTNPIPQIYRKRYNNVFEYMFVLSKGEVKTHNPIKIDCIHAGLELTGTTYKNYSKGKQKRDKMANPVKKQKIKGNIWEYVVGKKAEDQTAKGHPAPFPCSLARDHINSWSNEGDIVLDPMCGSGTTCLAATELDRHYIGIDISQEYCDLALERISNFQQQLKPCHYSGGRGNAEADSQCKT from the coding sequence ATGAGAAACTTTATTAACGAAATTATACCCGGTAACTGTGTTGAGGTGATGAGTGATTTTGATGAAAACTCAATTGACCTAACTGTTACTTCTCCCCCTTACGATAAATTAAGAACCTACCAAGGTTATACCTTTCCTTTTGAAGAAATAGCTCAACAGTTATATCGAGTCACGAAACCCGGGGGAGTCGTTGTGTGGGTTGTGGCTGATTCTACGATTAAAGGAAGTGAAACGGGAACCAGTTTTAAACAAGCTCTCTACTTCAAAGAGATTGGATTTAATCTTCATGACACTATGATTTTTCAAAAAACCAATCCAATTCCCCAAATTTATAGAAAAAGATATAACAATGTTTTTGAATATATGTTTGTCTTAAGTAAGGGTGAAGTCAAAACACATAACCCGATTAAGATTGATTGTATTCATGCAGGGCTGGAGCTAACTGGAACGACTTACAAAAACTATTCCAAAGGTAAGCAGAAAAGAGATAAAATGGCAAATCCGGTCAAAAAACAAAAAATCAAAGGCAATATTTGGGAATATGTGGTGGGGAAAAAAGCGGAGGATCAAACGGCCAAAGGACACCCAGCGCCCTTTCCCTGCTCATTGGCCCGGGACCATATTAATTCCTGGAGTAATGAAGGGGATATTGTCCTTGACCCGATGTGTGGAAGTGGAACGACTTGTCTGGCTGCCACTGAACTGGACCGACACTATATTGGGATTGATATTAGTCAAGAGTATTGTGATTTAGCTCTAGAACGAATTTCAAATTTTCAGCAACAATTAAAACCATGTCATTATTCAGGGGGTAGAGGCAACGCAGAAGCTGACTCCCAGTGCAAAACCTGA
- a CDS encoding HindIII family type II restriction endonuclease gives MQPIISDEAIKTRENWVEKIKVLSGNFSGDTKKMEEELAAEIKIKGPSTLIDHLRLCGNIPESYKHDSSEEKLYSKYTDNLLSFAYQQMGLKSIVLTERSDAADVEAVAKSYSFVADAKAFRVSRSAKNQKDFKIEALDGWKQGKDYAMVVGPIYQFPTRSSQIYQQSSRRNVCIFTYSHLSLLVNYALKEGSLKSETLLHEIFKTVEALNPGKISQDYWASVNQTMLKFSEVIRELWTIEKKAASESTKLAKEEGLNFLAAEREKIMGMSHDEALQELIKVSKLESKLYIINSIRDSQLFDIQ, from the coding sequence ATGCAACCCATTATATCCGATGAGGCGATAAAAACCCGAGAAAATTGGGTTGAAAAAATAAAGGTACTGAGCGGAAATTTTAGTGGTGATACGAAAAAAATGGAGGAAGAATTAGCTGCGGAAATTAAAATAAAAGGACCGAGTACATTAATAGATCATCTAAGGCTTTGTGGAAACATTCCTGAATCCTACAAGCATGATTCAAGTGAAGAAAAACTTTATTCAAAATATACGGATAACCTTTTATCATTTGCTTATCAACAAATGGGCCTCAAAAGCATCGTTTTAACAGAAAGATCTGATGCTGCGGATGTGGAAGCCGTTGCCAAAAGTTACAGTTTTGTTGCCGATGCTAAAGCCTTTCGAGTAAGCCGTAGCGCTAAAAATCAAAAAGACTTTAAAATCGAAGCGTTAGACGGTTGGAAACAGGGAAAAGATTATGCAATGGTTGTCGGGCCTATTTATCAGTTTCCTACTCGTTCTAGCCAGATCTATCAACAATCCTCTAGGAGAAATGTTTGTATTTTTACTTATTCACATTTATCCTTATTAGTTAATTACGCATTAAAAGAAGGCAGCCTAAAATCAGAAACCCTGTTGCACGAAATATTTAAGACGGTAGAGGCTTTAAATCCAGGGAAAATATCTCAAGACTACTGGGCATCTGTAAACCAAACCATGTTAAAATTCTCAGAGGTTATCCGTGAACTTTGGACCATAGAAAAGAAGGCAGCAAGTGAATCGACTAAGTTGGCGAAAGAGGAAGGATTAAATTTTTTAGCGGCTGAACGGGAGAAAATCATGGGAATGAGTCATGATGAAGCACTCCAGGAACTCATAAAGGTCAGTAAACTAGAGAGCAAGCTCTATATTATCAACTCAATTCGTGATAGTCAATTATTTGACATCCAATAA
- a CDS encoding TonB family protein — translation MTVSTVAAKGREQQEQQIARFIKLSVMGSAVVHLAALAFVMPLINLKSDGTEDPIEFIVLEESTATPEELMPESETIASPTPEPTPEIMPEPEAVQSPTPEPTPELMPEPEVIESPTPEPTPELMPEPESVASPTPEPTPELMPEPESVASPTPEPLQEPEPLDGWQETPSAEVPEAMETPRSDLRAEALPRQRPPEPVTEPAPMPPQEMSPFTNSSPLDPGHNSRIANSNNIQGSRLREPVNPGRLPEVPQVPIVDPIQGQPLPVEEESPFHPGAIANGESEDPFQSNLDRLSEPWEENAGGFPEVEADSTLGGTRNLENESGPEAIACRRCDPPPYPQIALDNAWEGTVILIADIAPDGTVISAEIQQSSDYSILDDAAREQVERWTFDPSEQGQQGLVIPVPFEL, via the coding sequence ATGACGGTTTCAACAGTTGCTGCAAAGGGGCGAGAACAACAAGAACAGCAGATTGCCCGGTTTATTAAATTGAGTGTGATGGGGTCAGCGGTGGTGCATCTGGCGGCCCTGGCATTTGTGATGCCTTTGATTAATTTAAAATCGGACGGAACTGAGGATCCGATTGAATTTATTGTGTTGGAAGAGTCTACGGCGACACCGGAAGAGTTGATGCCGGAATCGGAGACGATCGCATCTCCCACCCCCGAACCCACTCCGGAAATAATGCCGGAACCCGAGGCAGTACAATCGCCGACCCCCGAACCCACTCCGGAACTAATGCCGGAACCCGAGGTAATAGAATCTCCCACCCCAGAACCCACTCCGGAACTAATGCCAGAACCGGAGTCAGTCGCATCTCCCACTCCAGAACCCACGCCGGAACTGATGCCGGAACCCGAGTCAGTCGCATCTCCCACACCAGAACCCCTTCAAGAACCCGAACCCCTGGATGGATGGCAGGAAACCCCAAGCGCAGAAGTACCGGAAGCAATGGAAACGCCCAGATCGGATTTGCGGGCAGAAGCGTTACCCCGACAGAGACCCCCGGAACCTGTCACAGAACCGGCCCCCATGCCGCCCCAGGAGATGTCCCCCTTTACGAATTCTTCTCCGTTGGACCCTGGGCATAATTCCCGAATTGCCAATTCCAATAATATACAGGGTTCGAGGTTGAGAGAACCCGTTAATCCAGGACGACTGCCGGAGGTCCCCCAGGTGCCGATTGTGGACCCAATCCAGGGACAGCCCTTGCCGGTTGAGGAGGAGTCGCCGTTCCATCCAGGGGCGATCGCGAACGGTGAATCCGAGGACCCCTTTCAATCCAATCTCGATCGCCTGTCGGAACCCTGGGAGGAAAATGCGGGTGGATTCCCGGAGGTTGAGGCGGATTCTACCCTCGGCGGGACTAGAAATTTAGAAAATGAGTCGGGACCCGAGGCGATCGCTTGTCGTCGTTGCGATCCGCCCCCCTATCCCCAGATTGCCCTGGATAATGCCTGGGAAGGGACGGTGATTCTGATTGCCGATATCGCCCCGGATGGGACGGTGATTTCAGCGGAAATTCAGCAGTCTAGCGATTATAGTATCCTCGATGATGCGGCGAGAGAGCAAGTAGAACGTTGGACATTCGACCCTTCAGAACAGGGTCAACAGGGGCTAGTAATTCCAGTTCCCTTTGAACTGTAA
- a CDS encoding phosphoketolase: MTTKIPSAPAKTPAFCEGIQHFGEQWPDFDRYGKEPAIATGKTAIASPPDHAAAYQTLLAADALRYLILQVTASKASGHPGGFASVAEGIAALVMLGHKNIITEVGHHAPGFYSNMFLDRSLEQMGIHTVQQMRDRFREHKGLLGHLSGQIPGLLNPAGPLGQGQHFAMAGALLHPDILFPVTIGDGGIGEPYVMSSMAHFHTAYPEVTNFLPILVWNGYSQEHHSMVSTKPNQEMIEYWEGNGFQEIILVNAKDYDDANQPGEYVDSTAFSFEKRLEFAQAVIEATDKAAKSALGGKLTVLIIKQLKGAGVHALGAKSHNLYGHHTLDNAEIISALQTRALSPEAWQLVRTNFERAAGGPAASIVKTEFELALPELGKLPLVEYATGEKQIATTAMGELVAYVGKKDPKFVITNADGNAASGINNINVALKIIHPTADDAYFQGPKGQVYEPLSEDACAGLAAALALFGARTLWCSYESFAINGVPVWQTVTQAMAELRRPTPSTVTLYTAGALEQGRNGWTHQRPEIENYFAAMMRNGNVFPLFPPDSNSIQVCYDWALSTQNKGIVITASKTPLPIRTTFEQTQQALQDGAVVLQEIPGDKTVVFAVIGDMTLIPVYDAAEQLKAQGIGSKIVSVVSPRRLYRPHDVAWDTCSQADGGFLDDAGFEKFFGGDALIGVTGGASGMLEPIMLRSTAKRDVFAWKRGETTASATQIMEFNGLTPEALAKRGTELVS, from the coding sequence ATGACGACAAAGATTCCATCTGCACCGGCAAAGACCCCTGCATTTTGTGAGGGCATTCAACATTTTGGCGAACAGTGGCCGGATTTTGACCGTTACGGCAAAGAACCCGCGATCGCCACGGGGAAAACTGCGATCGCCTCACCCCCGGATCACGCTGCTGCCTACCAGACCCTCCTCGCTGCCGACGCCCTGCGCTACCTGATCCTCCAAGTCACCGCATCGAAAGCCTCCGGACACCCCGGCGGATTTGCCAGCGTTGCCGAGGGAATCGCTGCCCTAGTAATGCTCGGTCATAAAAACATTATCACCGAAGTCGGACACCATGCCCCCGGCTTCTACAGTAATATGTTCCTGGACCGCTCCTTAGAGCAAATGGGCATTCATACCGTCCAACAAATGCGCGATCGCTTCCGGGAGCACAAAGGACTCCTCGGACACCTCTCCGGACAAATTCCCGGACTCCTCAACCCCGCTGGACCCCTGGGACAAGGGCAGCATTTCGCAATGGCAGGGGCACTCCTGCATCCCGATATCCTCTTCCCCGTCACCATTGGCGATGGCGGCATCGGCGAACCCTACGTCATGAGTAGCATGGCGCATTTCCACACCGCCTACCCCGAAGTTACCAACTTCCTCCCCATCCTGGTTTGGAACGGCTATTCCCAGGAACATCACAGCATGGTGTCCACCAAACCCAACCAAGAGATGATTGAATACTGGGAAGGCAACGGTTTCCAGGAAATCATCCTCGTCAACGCCAAAGACTACGACGACGCCAACCAACCCGGGGAATATGTCGATAGCACTGCCTTTTCCTTCGAGAAACGGTTAGAATTTGCCCAAGCGGTGATTGAAGCCACAGACAAAGCGGCCAAATCCGCCCTGGGAGGCAAACTCACCGTCCTAATTATCAAACAACTCAAAGGGGCTGGAGTCCATGCCCTGGGGGCCAAATCCCATAACCTGTATGGACATCACACCCTGGATAACGCAGAAATCATCAGCGCCCTGCAAACCCGTGCCCTGAGTCCCGAAGCGTGGCAACTGGTTCGGACCAACTTTGAACGGGCTGCTGGGGGACCTGCCGCCAGTATTGTCAAAACTGAGTTTGAGTTAGCTTTGCCGGAGTTAGGCAAACTCCCCCTCGTGGAATATGCGACTGGGGAGAAGCAAATCGCCACCACTGCAATGGGGGAACTTGTCGCCTACGTTGGCAAAAAAGACCCCAAATTTGTGATCACCAACGCCGATGGGAATGCCGCTTCTGGCATCAACAACATCAACGTTGCCCTCAAAATTATTCACCCCACCGCTGACGACGCCTATTTTCAAGGACCCAAGGGCCAAGTTTATGAACCTTTAAGCGAAGATGCCTGCGCCGGATTAGCAGCAGCTTTAGCCTTATTTGGGGCGCGGACCCTCTGGTGTTCCTACGAATCCTTTGCTATTAACGGGGTCCCCGTCTGGCAAACCGTCACCCAAGCGATGGCGGAATTACGCCGTCCGACCCCGAGTACGGTCACTTTATATACCGCAGGGGCGTTAGAACAAGGACGCAACGGTTGGACTCACCAACGTCCAGAAATTGAGAACTACTTTGCCGCCATGATGCGAAACGGCAACGTTTTCCCCTTGTTCCCCCCGGATTCTAATAGTATCCAAGTCTGTTATGATTGGGCGCTGAGTACGCAGAATAAAGGGATTGTGATTACGGCGAGTAAAACCCCGTTACCGATTCGCACCACTTTTGAGCAGACGCAACAAGCGTTACAAGATGGCGCAGTCGTTCTCCAAGAGATTCCCGGAGATAAAACCGTGGTGTTTGCGGTGATTGGGGATATGACGTTGATTCCGGTGTATGACGCCGCAGAGCAATTGAAAGCCCAAGGGATTGGGTCGAAGATTGTATCGGTTGTGAGTCCGCGCCGGTTGTATCGTCCCCATGATGTCGCTTGGGATACCTGTTCCCAAGCCGATGGCGGATTCTTGGATGATGCTGGGTTTGAGAAGTTCTTTGGTGGGGATGCTTTAATTGGGGTTACCGGGGGGGCCTCGGGAATGCTCGAACCGATTATGTTACGCAGTACCGCCAAGCGAGATGTCTTTGCCTGGAAGCGAGGGGAGACGACTGCGAGTGCGACGCAAATCATGGAGTTCAACGGGTTGACTCCGGAGGCGTTAGCCAAGCGCGGGACTGAGTTGGTGAGTTAA